A single region of the Nicotiana sylvestris chromosome 6, ASM39365v2, whole genome shotgun sequence genome encodes:
- the LOC104229883 gene encoding polygalacturonase, with protein sequence MDLKFKVNFALLVLLFLAHFGESQTGVFDITKYGANSNADISEALLNAFKEACQSTSPSTIVIPKGTFTMNQVKLEGPCKSPLELQIQATLKAPSDPSQLKVGEWLTVNKIDQFTMSGGGILDGQAAAAWECKQSKKCNKLPNNLSFNSLTNSTVKDITTLDSKSFHVNVNQCKNLTFIRFNVSAPANSPNTDGIHVSRSSSVNITDSNFSTGDDCISVGDETEQLYITRVTCGPGHGISVGSLGGNPDEKPVVGVFVRNCTFTNTDNGVRIKTWPASHPGVVNDVHFEDIIVQNVSNPVVIDQVYCPFNKCNKDLPSQVKISKVSFQNIKGTSRTQDAVSLLCSKGVPCEGIEVGDIDITYSGKEGPAKSSCENIKPSLKGKQNPPVCTATAASAPAASSS encoded by the exons atggatttgaaattcaagGTAAATTTTGCATTATTGGTGTTGCTATTTCTAGCACACTTTGGGGAATCTCAAACTGGAGTTTTTGATATAACTAAATATGGTGCTAATAGCAATGCAGATATTAGTGAG GCATTGTTGAATGCTTTTAAAGAAGCATGTCAATCAACAAGCCCAAGCACAATTGTGATTCCAAAGGGAACATTTACAATGAACCAAGTAAAGCTAGAAGGCCCATGCAAATCCCCACTTGAACTTCAAATCCAAGCCACTTTGAAAGCTCCTTCAGATCCTAGCCAACTCAAGGTTGGTGAATGGTTAACTGTAAATAAAATTGATCAGTTCACCATGTCTGGTGGTGGTATTCTTGATGGTCAAGCTGCAGCTGCTTGGGAATGCAAACAATCCAAAAAATGCAATAAACTTCCCAAT AACTTGAGTTTCAACTCCCTCACAAATTCCACAGTCAAGGACATAACAACACTGGACAGCAAATCATTCCATGTCAACGTAAACCAATGCAAAAATCTAACATTCATTCGATTCAACGTCAGTGCACCAGCCAACAGCCCAAACACAGATGGAATTCATGTCTCGAGATCGAGCTCTGTGAATATTACAGATTCAAATTTTTCTACAGGAGATGATTGTATATCAGTTGGTGATGAAACAGAACAACTTTATATTACTAGAGTTACATGTGGACCTGGACATGGTATTAGTGTTGGAAGTCTAGGTGGAAATCCAGATGAAAAACCAGTGGTTGGAGTTTTTGTTAGGAATTGCACTTTTACTAACACTGATAATGGTGTTAGAATTAAGACATGGCCTGCTTCACATCCTGGTGTTGTTAATGATGTTCATTTTGAGGATATTATTGTGCAAAATGTTAGCAATCCTGTTGTCATTGATCAAGTTTATTGCCCATTCAACAAATGCAACAAAGAT TTGCCATCACAAGTGAAGATCAGTAAAGTAAGTTTCCAAAACATAAAGGGAACATCAAGAACTCAAGATGCAGTGTCACTTCTCTGCAGTAAAGGTGTACCTTGTGAGGGTATTGAAGTTGGAGACATTGATATAACTTACAGTGGAAAAGAAGGGCCAGCAAAATCAAGCTGTGAAAATATTAAGCCAAGTTTAAAAGGCAAACAAAATCCACCTGTTTGCACTGCCACTGCTGCTTCTGCGCCTGCTGCTTCCTCTTCTTAA